From the genome of Labedella gwakjiensis:
GTGGATGAACCACTCGTCCGCCGGCTTCAGGTCGTGACGGTACAGCCAGTCCACGAGGGTCATGAAGGGGAACCACGTGTAGCCGACGATGTCCATGCCTCCGTCGCGCAGCGACTCGATCTCGGCGATCGATTCCTCGAGCCACTGCACCCGCGACGGCACGTCGCCTCCGCGTGAGGTCTCGGTGACCGCGACCGGCAACCCGTATCGGTCGACGTGCAGTTGCAGCAGATCGCGCAGCCCCACGACCCCCGCCTCGACGGGCTCGGTCTTGCCGTCGACGTAACGCACCGTCGTGAAACCCGGGTAGTAGTTCACGCCGATGACGTCGGGGAACACGGGGTTGTCACGGAACCAGGCCAGCTGCTCCTCGGTGACGCCGTGCCCGGTGAGATAGGGGTGCAGTGCGTGGTCGTCTCCCACCCGGCCCATCGTGAGATCGAGCGAGAGGAACCGTCGCTCCTCCATGAGGTCGAGTGGCAGCGGCGTCCCGTCGCCCTCCCAGCGGAAGCCCGCGTCGACCGAGACGATGCGAGCGTCCGGGTTGACCGCGAGGATCTCCTGCTGCGTCCGCACCATGCCCCGCGCGAGTGCGACCATGATCTTCACCCAGCCGTCCTGGCCGGAGAGGTAGGGCGGCCAGATCCCGCGCTCGCCGCAGTACTCCGCATTGATCGCGGGCTCGTTGAGCGGCGTGAAGTCGTCCCACACGCCGCGGTACCGCTCGGCGACCGCACGACCGTAGGCCGCGACCCTCTCGGGGTAGTCGGTGTTGAGGAACTGGTTGTCGAGCCACAGCGGCGTGCCGTAGTGCATGAGGTCCACGACCACCCGCAGCCCGAGGGAGCGCGTGTGCTCCGCGACCTCGTCGATCCACCGCCAGTCGAACTCTCCGGGCCTCGGCTCCACGAGGTACCACGGGATGCCCCACCGCAGGTACTCGGCTCCGGCCTCCGCCGCGAGCGAGAGGTCCTCTCGCCAGTGCATGTAGTGCTGGGTGAGCTCGTACTCGTCGATGCCCCTCGCCCCCATCCGCTCCTGCGGGACGAAGGTGTCCTCGATCCCCACTCCGATGTGGAGGCGGCCGTCGGTCATCCAGTTGTGCGTCGACACGATGTCCTTGCTGTCCTTACTGTTGCGGGTCACTTGAGCCCGGTGGTGGCGATCCCCGCGACGAAGCTGCGCTGGATCAGGAGGAAGAAGACGATGACGGGGAGGAGCGCGAGCAGCGATCCCGCCATCAGCAGGCCGTACTCCACGACGTGCTGTCCCATGAAGAGCGACAAACCGGCCGGGAGGGTCGCGGAGGCGACGTCTGACGACATGATGAGCGGCCACAGCAGGTCGTTCCAGTTGTACTGGAAGTGGAACAACCCGAGTGTGAGCAGGGCGGGCCGCGCGAGGGGCATGATGACGCCCCAGTAGATGCGCCACTCGCTGGCCCCGTCGACACGCGCCGCCTCCTCCAGGTCCTTCGGCAGTGAGAGGAAGAACTGCCGGAGGAAGAAGATGCCGAACGCGTTGGTCATGCGCGGGATGATCATGCCGGGCAGGGTGTTCGTGAGCCCGAGGCTGTTGAGGAAGTCGTACAGCGGGATGAGCGTCACCTGGAACGGCAGCATGAGCAGCAGCAGGATGAGCACGAGCACGAACCCCCGACCGCGGAAGTCGATACGCGCGAGCGCATACGCCGCCATCGAGTCGAGGAAGAGCGAGATGATCGTGACCGATCCCGCGAAGACGATCGTGTTGACGTAGAGGCGCGCGAAGGGGATGCGGTCCCAGACGTTGACGAAGTGCTCGATCGTCAGCTCCCGCGGCCAGAGCGTGGGCGGGAAGCTCACGATGTCCGATTCGGGCTTGAAGGCCGTGAAGACCATCCAGATGATCGGCAGGAGCATGCCGAGCGCGATGACGATGCCGGCGATGGCGGTCACCCACGTCCAGATGCTCTTGGTGCTCATGTAGGACGGGCCACGACGTCGCGGCGGACGGTCCCGGTGGATCGTCACGGGGATCTTCTCGATCGTCGTAGCCATCAGAACCTCACCTGTCGACGCTGGAAGAAGCCGTACTGGATCATGGAGAGCAGGAAGACGAAGAGCAGGAGCACCCACGAGATCGCGGCGCCGTAGCCGAACCGCAGCTCCTGGAAGCCTTCGCGGTAGATCAGCATGACGAGTGTCTCCGTCTTGAAGTACGGGCCGCCGTGCGTCATCACGTAGATCTGATCGAAGGCCTGCAGCGTCGCGATGAGGGCCATGACGGACACGAGCATCGTCTGGTTCGACAGCAGCGGCAGGGTGACGTGGCGGAAGCGCTGCCAGGCACCGGCGCCGTCGAGACGTGCCGCCTCGCGCAGTTCTTGCGGGATGGACTGCAGTCCCGCGAGGTAGATGACCATGTAGAAGCCCACGTTCTTCCACACGCCTACGAACATCACGGCCGGCATGGCCCAGTTCGGGTCGCTCAGGATGCCCTGGGAGGAGACCACTCCCACCTGGGAGAGCCAGTAGGTCACGAGACCGATGTTCGGGTCCATGAGGAACGCCCAGGCGATCGCGATGATGCCGAGCGACACGATGAACGGCAGGAAGATGGCGGTGCGCACGAACGCCCGCCCCACGAACTGCCGGTCGAGGAATATCGCGAGGGCGAGGGCGAGCACCACCGTGATGGGTGTCACGACGACGGCGTAGAGCACCGTGTTCCAGAACGCGTTCCAGAACGAGGCGTCCTGGAAGAGCTCGACGTAGTTGTCGAGACCCACCCATTCCGCGGCGCGGATGAGGTTGTAGTCCGTCATCGACAGGTACGCCGCTTGGATCATGGGGTAGACCATGAACGCGGCGAGGACCGCGAGGGACGGAGCCAGGAACAGCCATGCCGTGACCGACCGCCGTTTGGAGGGCTTCAAGCTCCGCCGCGTCGGCGGTACGGGGCGTTCACGCCCGGTGGCCGGCGGCGCCTCGTCCAGAATCGTCATCAATCCTTCTCCTCCAGGGTGTGGGGTGGCGGCACCTCGCGGCGCCTCCACCCCACACCCGTGGTCTTCTTCGACCGTGTTACTTGTCGAGCTCCGCCTGGACCTGCTCCGATGCGGCGGTGAAGAGCTCGTCGACCGTGCCCTCACCGTTGAGCGCCTTCTGCAGCGTCGGGTAGAAGATCGTGTCGTTGATGGTCGTTCCCGCGGCGATCCCGGGCATGAGGGTCCGCGAGTTGTCGATGACCGACGGGTCGCCGAAGATCGCGGGGTAGGGATTCGAGGTGACCTGCGACGAGACGTCGGAACGCGTCGGCGGGAAGCCGGACCCCTCCGCCCACGTCTTCTGGCCCTCCTCGGAGTTCCAGTAGGCGAAGAACTCGTATGCCGCCTGCTTGGTGGTCTCGTCGGCCGATGCCGGCACCGACATGGACACGACGTCGGCCAGACTCACGTCGTCGGACGGTCCGGCGAAGGCGGGTGCGAGACCGAAGTCGAGACCGGCG
Proteins encoded in this window:
- a CDS encoding family 1 glycosylhydrolase, coding for MTRNSKDSKDIVSTHNWMTDGRLHIGVGIEDTFVPQERMGARGIDEYELTQHYMHWREDLSLAAEAGAEYLRWGIPWYLVEPRPGEFDWRWIDEVAEHTRSLGLRVVVDLMHYGTPLWLDNQFLNTDYPERVAAYGRAVAERYRGVWDDFTPLNEPAINAEYCGERGIWPPYLSGQDGWVKIMVALARGMVRTQQEILAVNPDARIVSVDAGFRWEGDGTPLPLDLMEERRFLSLDLTMGRVGDDHALHPYLTGHGVTEEQLAWFRDNPVFPDVIGVNYYPGFTTVRYVDGKTEPVEAGVVGLRDLLQLHVDRYGLPVAVTETSRGGDVPSRVQWLEESIAEIESLRDGGMDIVGYTWFPFMTLVDWLYRHDLKPADEWFIHMGLVDLEREPDRNLARRKTPAFARFQEVVAALGDDTGDGA
- a CDS encoding carbohydrate ABC transporter permease, producing MATTIEKIPVTIHRDRPPRRRGPSYMSTKSIWTWVTAIAGIVIALGMLLPIIWMVFTAFKPESDIVSFPPTLWPRELTIEHFVNVWDRIPFARLYVNTIVFAGSVTIISLFLDSMAAYALARIDFRGRGFVLVLILLLLMLPFQVTLIPLYDFLNSLGLTNTLPGMIIPRMTNAFGIFFLRQFFLSLPKDLEEAARVDGASEWRIYWGVIMPLARPALLTLGLFHFQYNWNDLLWPLIMSSDVASATLPAGLSLFMGQHVVEYGLLMAGSLLALLPVIVFFLLIQRSFVAGIATTGLK
- a CDS encoding carbohydrate ABC transporter permease, with product MTILDEAPPATGRERPVPPTRRSLKPSKRRSVTAWLFLAPSLAVLAAFMVYPMIQAAYLSMTDYNLIRAAEWVGLDNYVELFQDASFWNAFWNTVLYAVVVTPITVVLALALAIFLDRQFVGRAFVRTAIFLPFIVSLGIIAIAWAFLMDPNIGLVTYWLSQVGVVSSQGILSDPNWAMPAVMFVGVWKNVGFYMVIYLAGLQSIPQELREAARLDGAGAWQRFRHVTLPLLSNQTMLVSVMALIATLQAFDQIYVMTHGGPYFKTETLVMLIYREGFQELRFGYGAAISWVLLLFVFLLSMIQYGFFQRRQVRF